The Salana multivorans genome window below encodes:
- the tkt gene encoding transketolase, translating into MNAPVLSAAPKADEVGWTDLDLRAVATAKALAADAVEKVGNGHPGTAISLAPAAYLLYQNIMRHDPSDDRWLGRDRFVLSAGHSSLTQYVQLFLGGFGLELSDLEALRTWGSLTPGHPEYGHTKGVEITTGPLGTGLASAVGMAMGARRERGLLDPETPHGESPFDHHVFVVSGDGCLQEGISSEASSLAGTQELGNLILIWDDNRITIEGDTSISFTEDVLGRYEAYGWHTQTVDWVGDGEYREDVDALAAAIQAAKDVTDQPSIIRLRTIIAWPSPTKQGSHDSHGSKLGAEEVAGLKTALGLDPEKSFDVSPEVLAHTRALGERAKVERAAWEERLAAWRAANPERSALLDRLVAHELPAGLDEVVPTFEAGTSIATRAASGKVLNSLAGPVPELWGGSADLAGSNNTTMSGEPSFLPAHRSSHEFAGTEYGRTLHFGVREHGMGAILNGIALHGLTRPYGGTFFVFSDFMRGAVRLSAVQGVGVTYVWTHDSIGVGEDGPTHQPVEHLAALRAMPGLSVVRPADATETAAAWLAILRRDAPAGLVLTRQNLPVFPRGEQGFAGADVDRGAYVLLEASSGTPDVVLVGTGSEVQLAVAARETLEAEGIATRVVSAPCLEWFEEQDAAYRESVLPADVRARVAVEAGVAMPWYRYVGDAGRIVSLEHFGASADAATLFREFGFTPEHVAQAARESLAAAAG; encoded by the coding sequence GTGAACGCACCCGTGCTCTCGGCTGCACCCAAGGCAGACGAGGTCGGCTGGACCGACCTCGACCTCCGGGCCGTCGCCACGGCGAAGGCGCTCGCGGCCGACGCCGTCGAGAAGGTCGGCAACGGCCACCCCGGCACGGCGATCAGCCTCGCCCCCGCCGCCTACCTGCTGTACCAGAACATCATGCGGCACGACCCGTCGGACGACCGCTGGCTCGGCCGCGACCGGTTCGTCCTCTCCGCCGGGCACTCCTCGCTCACGCAGTACGTGCAGCTCTTCCTCGGCGGGTTCGGCCTCGAGCTGAGCGACCTCGAGGCGCTGCGGACGTGGGGCTCGCTGACGCCGGGTCACCCGGAGTACGGGCACACCAAGGGCGTCGAGATCACGACCGGCCCGCTCGGCACCGGCCTCGCCAGCGCCGTCGGCATGGCGATGGGCGCGCGCCGCGAGCGCGGCCTGCTCGACCCCGAGACGCCGCACGGCGAGAGCCCGTTCGACCACCACGTCTTCGTCGTCTCCGGCGACGGCTGCCTGCAGGAGGGCATCTCGTCCGAGGCCTCGTCGCTCGCGGGCACGCAGGAGCTGGGCAACCTCATCCTCATCTGGGACGACAACCGGATCACGATCGAGGGTGACACCTCGATCTCCTTCACGGAGGACGTCCTCGGCCGGTACGAGGCCTACGGCTGGCACACCCAGACCGTCGACTGGGTGGGCGACGGCGAGTACCGCGAGGACGTCGACGCGCTGGCCGCCGCCATCCAGGCCGCGAAGGACGTGACCGACCAGCCGTCGATCATCCGCCTGCGCACGATCATCGCCTGGCCCTCCCCCACGAAGCAGGGCTCGCACGACTCGCACGGCTCCAAGCTCGGCGCCGAGGAGGTCGCGGGACTCAAGACGGCGCTCGGGCTGGACCCGGAGAAGTCGTTCGACGTCAGCCCCGAGGTGCTCGCCCACACCCGCGCGCTCGGCGAGCGGGCCAAGGTCGAGCGCGCCGCATGGGAGGAGCGTCTCGCCGCGTGGCGCGCCGCCAACCCCGAGCGCTCGGCGCTGCTGGACCGCCTCGTCGCGCACGAGCTGCCCGCCGGGCTCGACGAGGTCGTCCCGACCTTCGAGGCCGGGACCTCGATCGCCACCCGCGCCGCGTCCGGCAAGGTGCTGAACTCGCTCGCGGGCCCGGTGCCCGAGCTGTGGGGCGGCAGCGCCGACCTGGCCGGCTCGAACAACACGACGATGTCCGGGGAGCCGTCCTTCCTCCCCGCGCACCGCTCGAGCCACGAGTTCGCCGGCACCGAGTACGGCCGCACGCTGCACTTCGGCGTCCGCGAGCACGGCATGGGCGCGATCCTCAACGGCATCGCGCTGCACGGCCTCACCCGTCCCTACGGCGGCACGTTCTTCGTCTTCTCCGACTTCATGCGCGGCGCCGTGCGGCTCTCGGCCGTCCAGGGCGTCGGCGTCACCTACGTCTGGACGCACGACTCCATCGGGGTCGGCGAGGACGGTCCGACGCACCAGCCCGTCGAGCACCTCGCCGCGCTGCGGGCCATGCCGGGCCTGTCGGTCGTCCGGCCGGCCGACGCCACCGAGACGGCGGCGGCCTGGCTCGCCATCCTGCGCCGGGACGCCCCGGCCGGCCTCGTCCTCACCCGGCAGAACCTGCCGGTCTTCCCGCGCGGCGAGCAGGGCTTCGCCGGCGCGGACGTCGACCGTGGCGCCTACGTGCTGCTCGAGGCGTCCTCCGGCACGCCGGACGTCGTCCTCGTTGGCACGGGGTCCGAGGTCCAGCTCGCCGTCGCGGCGCGCGAGACCCTCGAGGCCGAGGGCATCGCCACCCGTGTCGTCTCCGCGCCGTGCCTGGAGTGGTTCGAGGAGCAGGACGCCGCCTACCGCGAGTCCGTCCTGCCGGCGGACGTCCGGGCGCGGGTCGCCGTCGAGGCCGGTGTCGCGATGCCGTGGTACCGCTACGTCGGCGACGCGGGCCGGATCGTCTCGCTCGAGCACTTCGGCGCCTCCGCCGACGCCGCCACGCTGTTCCGGGAGTTCGGCTTCACGCCGGAGCACGTGGCGCAGGCGGCGCGCGAGTCGCTGGCGGCCGCGGCCGGCTGA
- a CDS encoding heme o synthase — protein MPTAPGPVRGWRRRIGAYVALTKPRIIELLLVTTIPTMLLAADGLPPWWLILVTLVGGTAAAGSANVFNCYLDRDIDAVMGRTRRRPLVTGEVTPRAALVFAAVLGVFSILWFLLLVNVMSAVLTLAAILLYVVGYTMLLKRRTSQNIVWGGVAGCMPVLIGWSAVTGSIAWAPVVLFLVIFLWTPPHYWPLSMRFREDYARAGVPMLPVVAGERRVAGEMLAYAIAMVATSLVLVPVAGMSWVYTAVTAVAGAWFIFLCARLVRMALDPQRRGLVSRGPAMAVFHGSITYLTIVFAAVAVDPFLPW, from the coding sequence CTGCCGACCGCGCCGGGGCCGGTGCGCGGCTGGCGGCGGAGGATCGGCGCCTACGTCGCGCTGACCAAGCCGCGGATCATCGAGCTCCTCCTCGTCACGACGATCCCGACGATGCTGCTCGCGGCTGACGGCCTTCCGCCGTGGTGGCTCATCCTCGTCACGCTCGTCGGCGGCACGGCTGCCGCCGGCAGCGCCAACGTCTTCAACTGCTACCTCGACCGGGACATCGACGCGGTCATGGGTCGCACCCGGCGTCGTCCGCTCGTCACGGGGGAGGTCACCCCGCGCGCCGCGCTCGTCTTCGCCGCGGTGCTGGGCGTCTTCTCGATCCTGTGGTTCCTGCTGCTGGTCAACGTCATGTCGGCCGTGCTGACGCTCGCGGCGATCCTGCTGTACGTCGTCGGCTACACGATGCTGCTCAAGCGGCGCACGTCCCAGAACATCGTCTGGGGCGGCGTCGCCGGCTGCATGCCCGTCCTCATCGGGTGGTCGGCCGTGACCGGGTCGATCGCCTGGGCGCCCGTCGTCCTCTTCCTCGTCATCTTCCTGTGGACGCCGCCGCACTACTGGCCGCTGTCGATGCGGTTCCGCGAGGACTACGCCAGGGCCGGCGTGCCGATGCTGCCGGTCGTCGCGGGGGAGCGGCGCGTCGCCGGCGAGATGCTCGCCTACGCGATCGCCATGGTCGCGACGTCGCTCGTGCTCGTCCCGGTGGCCGGCATGAGCTGGGTCTACACCGCCGTGACGGCCGTGGCCGGGGCCTGGTTCATCTTCCTGTGCGCGCGACTCGTCCGGATGGCGCTCGACCCGCAGCGGCGCGGCCTCGTCTCCCGCGGCCCGGCCATGGCCGTCTTCCACGGCTCGATCACCTACCTGACGATCGTCTTCGCGGCCGTCGCGGTCGACCCGTTCCTGCCCTGGTGA
- the xerD gene encoding site-specific tyrosine recombinase XerD, whose protein sequence is MSDVVDGYLAHLAVERGVSAHTAAAYRRDLRRYAAYLADCGADELGEVTAGQVARYVEVLATGADGGSALAAPSVGRALAAVRGLHRFALVEGLTPDDPAATVTPPRTVRRLPKAISVGQVEALLEAASVGEGPAPLRDRALLELLYSTGARISEAVSLAVDDVDLDAENPVVQVTGKGRRTRIVPVGSHAVRALGAYLVQARPGLAAKGRGGPALFLGLRGAPLSRQSAWAILQQAAERAGLAEGVSPHTLRHSFATHLLEGGADVRVVQELLGHASVTTTQLYTHVTVQTLREVYASSHPRARG, encoded by the coding sequence GTGTCCGACGTCGTCGACGGCTACCTCGCGCACCTCGCCGTCGAGCGGGGCGTCAGCGCGCACACCGCGGCGGCGTACCGGCGCGACCTGCGGCGCTACGCCGCGTACCTGGCGGACTGCGGAGCCGACGAGCTGGGCGAGGTGACGGCCGGCCAGGTGGCCCGGTACGTCGAGGTGCTCGCGACCGGGGCCGACGGCGGGAGCGCTCTCGCGGCGCCGTCGGTCGGCCGGGCGCTGGCCGCCGTCCGCGGGCTGCACCGGTTCGCGCTCGTGGAGGGCCTCACGCCGGACGACCCGGCCGCCACCGTGACGCCGCCGCGCACCGTCCGCCGGCTGCCCAAGGCGATCTCCGTCGGACAGGTCGAGGCGCTGCTGGAGGCTGCGTCCGTCGGCGAGGGCCCGGCGCCGCTGCGCGACCGCGCGCTGCTGGAGCTGCTCTACTCGACGGGGGCCCGGATCAGCGAGGCCGTCTCCCTCGCGGTGGACGACGTGGACCTCGACGCCGAGAACCCCGTCGTCCAGGTGACCGGCAAGGGGCGGCGCACCCGGATCGTCCCGGTCGGCTCGCACGCCGTGCGCGCGCTCGGGGCCTATCTCGTCCAGGCGCGGCCCGGCCTCGCGGCGAAGGGGCGCGGTGGGCCGGCGCTGTTCCTCGGGCTGCGGGGCGCGCCGCTGTCCCGGCAGAGCGCGTGGGCCATCCTCCAGCAGGCCGCCGAGCGTGCCGGGCTGGCCGAGGGCGTCTCGCCCCACACGCTCCGGCACTCGTTCGCGACCCATCTGCTGGAGGGCGGCGCCGACGTCCGCGTCGTCCAGGAGCTGCTCGGCCACGCCTCCGTCACGACGACGCAGCTCTACACGCACGTGACCGTGCAGACCCTCCGCGAGGTCTACGCGTCCTCGCATCCCCGCGCCCGCGGCTGA
- a CDS encoding ParA family protein: MPTPTNAPRGEGADGAVRPVEFPVPQELASHGPARIIAMCNQKGGVGKTTTTINLGAALAEYGRRVLLVDFDPQGAASAGLGIAAHELDATIYTALMTPRFDVTEIVHETSVPGLDLIPANIDLSAAEVQLVGEVAREQALTRVLRPVTDSYDVILVDCQPSLGLLTVNALTAAHGVIIPLETEFFALRGVALLLETIDKVRDRLNPRLRTDGILATMYDGRTLHSREVLQRVREAFGEEVFATVIGRTVKFPDASVATEPITTYAPTHSGAEAYRQLARELVARGDVA, from the coding sequence GTGCCGACGCCGACGAACGCCCCCCGTGGCGAGGGTGCGGACGGCGCCGTGCGGCCGGTGGAGTTCCCCGTGCCGCAGGAGCTGGCCTCGCACGGCCCGGCTCGGATCATCGCGATGTGCAACCAGAAGGGCGGCGTCGGCAAGACGACGACGACGATCAACCTGGGTGCCGCGCTCGCCGAGTACGGGCGGCGCGTGCTGCTCGTCGACTTCGACCCCCAGGGTGCGGCCTCCGCCGGCCTCGGCATCGCGGCGCACGAGCTGGACGCGACGATCTACACGGCGCTCATGACCCCCAGGTTCGACGTCACGGAGATCGTCCACGAGACCTCCGTGCCTGGCCTCGACCTCATCCCCGCGAACATCGACCTCTCCGCCGCCGAGGTCCAGCTCGTCGGCGAGGTGGCGCGCGAGCAGGCCCTCACCCGGGTGCTGCGGCCGGTGACCGACTCCTACGACGTGATCCTGGTCGACTGCCAGCCGTCGCTCGGGCTCCTCACCGTCAACGCCCTCACGGCGGCGCACGGCGTCATCATCCCGCTCGAGACCGAGTTCTTCGCGCTGCGCGGCGTCGCGCTGCTGCTGGAGACGATCGACAAGGTGCGCGACCGGCTCAACCCCCGCCTGCGCACGGACGGCATCCTGGCGACGATGTACGACGGGCGCACGCTCCACTCCCGCGAGGTCCTCCAGCGCGTGCGCGAGGCGTTCGGCGAGGAGGTCTTCGCGACGGTCATCGGCCGGACGGTGAAGTTCCCGGACGCCTCCGTGGCGACGGAGCCGATCACCACGTACGCGCCGACCCACTCGGGGGCCGAGGCCTACCGCCAGCTCGCGCGCGAGCTCGTCGCCCGTGGCGACGTCGCCTGA
- a CDS encoding segregation and condensation protein A, translating into MATSPDAASGPSGGRTEGAGRFEVNLDNFSGPFDLLLSLIAKHKLDVTEVALGVVTDDFIAYLRTQDVWELEQASEFLVIGATLLDLKSARLLPGMEGEDPEDLELLEARDLLFARLLAYRAFKEVAGSLARRWESRAGAHPRIAELEPRFAALLPELVLAIGPEDLARIAAAALAPKPEPVVSIAHLHDPVVSVREQAVVVATRLRRLHVATFRTLTDDAATQQVVIGRFLALLELYREGVLAFEQPASLGELTIRWVGRDRDDDTDDDRLLAAGSSFDEEPGDPGDGDDQPGEEQEEQTDE; encoded by the coding sequence GTGGCGACGTCGCCTGACGCGGCGTCAGGACCCTCGGGTGGCCGGACCGAGGGAGCCGGCCGGTTCGAGGTCAACCTCGACAACTTCTCCGGCCCGTTCGACCTCCTGCTCTCGCTCATCGCCAAGCACAAGCTCGACGTCACGGAGGTCGCGCTCGGCGTCGTGACCGACGACTTCATCGCCTATCTGCGCACGCAGGACGTGTGGGAGCTGGAGCAGGCGAGCGAGTTCCTCGTCATCGGCGCGACGCTGCTCGACCTCAAGTCCGCCCGCCTGCTGCCGGGGATGGAGGGGGAGGACCCCGAGGATCTCGAGCTGCTCGAGGCTCGCGACCTGCTGTTCGCCCGCCTGCTCGCCTACCGCGCGTTCAAGGAGGTGGCCGGCTCCCTCGCTCGGCGTTGGGAGTCGCGCGCCGGCGCCCATCCGAGGATCGCCGAGCTGGAGCCGCGGTTCGCGGCGCTCCTGCCGGAGCTGGTGCTCGCGATCGGCCCCGAGGACCTGGCTCGCATCGCGGCGGCCGCGCTCGCGCCGAAGCCCGAGCCCGTCGTCTCGATCGCGCACCTGCACGACCCGGTCGTGTCGGTGCGCGAGCAGGCCGTCGTCGTCGCGACCCGGCTGCGCCGCCTGCACGTGGCGACCTTCCGCACGCTGACCGACGACGCCGCGACGCAGCAGGTCGTGATCGGGCGGTTCCTCGCCCTGCTCGAGCTGTACCGCGAGGGCGTCCTCGCGTTCGAGCAGCCGGCGTCGCTGGGCGAGCTGACGATCCGCTGGGTCGGGCGCGACCGCGACGACGACACCGACGACGACCGCCTCCTCGCGGCGGGCTCGTCCTTCGACGAGGAGCCCGGCGATCCGGGCGACGGGGACGACCAGCCGGGCGAGGAGCAGGAGGAGCAGACGGATGAGTGA
- the scpB gene encoding SMC-Scp complex subunit ScpB has protein sequence MSDVPDPEVIDEALAEAVTDATGEPPAGPGARDDAPPPLAVADLPGGARAAIEAILAVADDAVAPPRLAAVLGLSVAEVSRLLRTLADDYRATDRGYELREINGAWRLYSAPVFGPYVEAFVLDGQTARLTQASLETLAVVAYRQPVSRGRIAAVRGVNVDGVVRTLVSRGLIEEAGRDGEGGAILYRTTSYFLERMGLSSLSDLPPLAPYLPDMAELGEIEEELR, from the coding sequence ATGAGTGACGTGCCGGACCCCGAGGTGATCGACGAGGCGCTGGCCGAGGCCGTGACCGACGCGACGGGCGAGCCGCCTGCCGGCCCGGGCGCCCGCGACGATGCGCCCCCGCCGCTGGCGGTCGCCGACCTGCCGGGCGGCGCCCGCGCCGCGATCGAGGCGATCCTCGCGGTGGCCGACGACGCGGTGGCCCCGCCGCGGCTCGCCGCCGTGCTCGGGCTGTCCGTCGCCGAGGTGTCCCGGCTGCTGCGGACGCTCGCCGACGACTACCGCGCGACGGACCGCGGGTACGAGCTGCGCGAGATCAACGGCGCCTGGCGGCTGTACTCCGCGCCGGTGTTCGGACCGTACGTCGAGGCGTTCGTCCTCGACGGCCAGACCGCGCGGCTCACCCAGGCGTCGCTTGAGACGCTGGCCGTCGTCGCCTACCGTCAGCCCGTCTCGCGCGGCCGGATCGCCGCGGTGCGCGGCGTCAACGTCGACGGTGTCGTGCGCACGCTCGTCTCGCGCGGCCTCATCGAGGAGGCGGGCCGTGACGGCGAGGGCGGCGCGATCCTGTACCGGACGACGAGCTACTTCCTCGAGCGGATGGGGCTCAGCTCGCTGAGCGACCTGCCCCCGCTCGCCCCCTACCTGCCGGACATGGCCGAGCTCGGCGAGATCGAGGAGGAGCTGCGATGA
- a CDS encoding pseudouridine synthase, which yields MSHVPGMDQPDGVRLQKVMAAAGVASRRVCEDLIAAGRVAVNGEVVHELGRRIDPETDVVHVDGLRVQLVPGHVTVALNKPAGVLSAMSDPQGRPTLEPFVAPYEADGVRLYHVGRLDAETEGLLLLTNDGELAHRLAHPSFEVAKTYVALVAGEVAPGVRRELLRGIELEDGPIAADAVTVRERRRDASIVELTIHSGRNRIVRRMLDAVGHPVRRLTRTAIGPVRLGQLRSGQVRPVEGRELALLQKEVGL from the coding sequence ATGAGTCACGTGCCGGGGATGGACCAGCCCGACGGCGTCCGGCTGCAGAAGGTGATGGCCGCGGCCGGCGTCGCCTCGCGGCGGGTCTGCGAGGACCTCATCGCGGCCGGCCGGGTCGCCGTCAACGGCGAGGTCGTGCACGAGCTCGGTCGCCGGATCGACCCGGAGACGGACGTGGTGCACGTCGACGGGCTGCGCGTCCAGCTCGTGCCCGGCCACGTGACGGTCGCGCTCAACAAGCCGGCCGGGGTCCTCTCCGCGATGTCGGACCCGCAGGGCCGCCCGACGCTCGAGCCGTTCGTCGCCCCGTACGAGGCCGACGGCGTCCGGCTGTACCACGTCGGCCGGCTCGACGCGGAGACCGAGGGCCTCCTGCTCCTGACGAACGACGGCGAGCTGGCGCACCGGCTGGCGCACCCGTCGTTCGAGGTCGCCAAGACCTACGTCGCGCTCGTGGCGGGCGAGGTCGCGCCGGGGGTCCGGCGCGAGCTGCTGCGCGGGATCGAGCTCGAGGACGGGCCCATCGCCGCGGACGCCGTCACGGTGCGCGAGCGGCGGCGGGACGCCTCCATCGTCGAGCTCACCATCCACTCGGGACGCAACCGGATCGTGCGCCGCATGCTCGACGCCGTCGGCCACCCCGTGCGCCGGCTCACCCGCACGGCGATCGGCCCGGTGCGGCTCGGCCAGCTCCGCTCGGGGCAGGTCCGCCCGGTCGAGGGGCGCGAGCTCGCGCTGCTGCAGAAGGAGGTCGGGCTGTGA